Proteins encoded in a region of the Spiroplasma endosymbiont of Amphimallon solstitiale genome:
- a CDS encoding ABC transporter permease, protein MPIFRYTFKKMIATPSTWIIFIITLIFLALSWSLISLFVGSEAIKQLTYDQALNFYVPQWKILSFSVLLSIMIFVFISVKATQVFRDEIDDGTLLILVSKPVSRTRIWTEKLLSLQVVIILYLFLSIFIASFVITIPGIGSSTIYSAVFPYLWILFGVAIIFDLIISSIAILFSLILNAKALVAIMIGMAALFNIFATLINGLVTFDPTYYVVSQSLAVYNNVKAKLDKTDIDWINDVYRKDPTTTIESIHKAMVSIYDAYIKEVKYPNNYDYQKEQTTVLAIKNGSTSTPPTADAPKDLVTHIYNIGNAFRQWKEQSFEELMTGEKVGLDNLGPKRSNGVGSNNVDYSVNLMITGLNTSLSQSQYDALNTKTSQVKAMRYLNIFYQLKYIWDGISTEQSSIFAYPSEYAMTADSYLVSFNKVNTNYQVDTNKATNSKILNFPVLLTVYVLLGIGLLSASWLVFNRRDFT, encoded by the coding sequence ATGCCAATATTTCGTTATACTTTTAAAAAGATGATTGCTACTCCTTCAACTTGAATTATTTTTATTATAACTTTAATTTTTCTTGCTTTATCTTGGTCTTTAATTTCGTTATTTGTGGGTTCTGAAGCAATAAAACAATTAACTTATGATCAAGCATTAAATTTTTATGTACCACAATGAAAAATATTATCATTCTCGGTACTTTTATCAATTATGATTTTTGTATTTATTTCAGTTAAAGCAACACAAGTTTTTCGTGATGAAATTGATGATGGTACTTTATTGATTTTAGTATCAAAGCCAGTTAGTAGAACTAGAATTTGAACTGAAAAGTTATTATCTTTACAAGTGGTAATTATTTTATACTTATTTTTATCTATTTTTATTGCTAGTTTTGTTATTACTATTCCTGGCATTGGTAGTTCAACTATTTATAGTGCGGTATTTCCTTATTTGTGAATTTTATTTGGTGTTGCTATTATTTTTGATTTAATTATTTCTTCAATTGCTATTTTATTTTCATTAATTTTAAATGCTAAGGCTTTAGTTGCAATTATGATTGGAATGGCTGCTTTATTCAATATTTTTGCGACATTAATTAATGGTTTAGTAACATTTGATCCTACATATTATGTTGTTTCACAGTCATTAGCAGTTTATAATAATGTAAAAGCTAAATTAGATAAAACTGATATTGATTGAATTAATGATGTATATAGAAAAGACCCAACAACTACTATTGAATCTATTCATAAGGCTATGGTTAGTATTTACGATGCATATATTAAAGAAGTTAAGTATCCTAATAATTATGATTATCAAAAAGAACAAACAACAGTATTAGCAATTAAGAATGGTAGTACTAGTACTCCACCAACTGCTGATGCTCCTAAGGACTTGGTTACTCATATTTACAATATTGGTAATGCTTTTCGTCAATGAAAAGAACAAAGTTTTGAAGAATTAATGACAGGTGAAAAAGTTGGACTAGATAACCTTGGTCCCAAAAGATCAAATGGTGTTGGTAGCAATAATGTTGATTATTCAGTAAATCTTATGATTACGGGTTTAAATACATCTCTTTCTCAATCACAATATGATGCTCTTAATACTAAGACATCACAAGTTAAAGCAATGCGTTATTTAAATATTTTTTATCAATTAAAATATATTTGAGATGGAATATCGACTGAACAAAGTTCAATCTTTGCTTATCCAAGTGAGTATGCTATGACAGCAGATTCTTATTTAGTTAGTTTTAATAAAGTTAACACAAATTATCAAGTTGATACCAATAAAGCAACTAATAGTAAAATTCTTAATTTTCCAGTTTTATTGACTGTCTATGTTTTGCTTGGTATTGGTTTATTGAGTGCTTCATGATTAGTATTTAATCGTAGAGATTTTACTTAG
- a CDS encoding MATE family efflux transporter encodes MQYSAGQIAVSGVTASNQIFVIIYAVMGGFINGVSIFGAQFYGAGRYGSLRQTVRMRIIFGFLIGVIVIILSYTVGEYLISYTTSPSSALDKFNQLCAAKGLNLNDINELKDILNYNHPFSENSLIDFMNVHNIDKNDPQFVQIILRYYEFHSASLATAQGIDYNQWIVFSYPLLGINFAFVSVFRETKRGYIPLILTFVSVFINFLLNLLLINGIGAVAGIGARGSAVATLTARIAQLALISGFIIWKKYEFQPKVLKMFKIRGDLFKKIIIKTWPLMLNDLLFAVATTMIIRLISQWSFEALSGSAIASTINTMFYTLYIGFGIASSVLIANRLGADDLIGAKYNAKHLIRLGFFVSLFFAGLLVLSSFFLSQLLFNATTEALRISSWMMRVDAIVFSAYTILYTCIYAFRAGGLAITVLLVDSCFTWCFSILILFIEVHYSPLDIVYIYAIMRSCDVLKMVIALFIYHRGKWVRNLASSMNKVYPESPPVIDIPKAKDKVDIANF; translated from the coding sequence TTGCAATATTCAGCAGGACAAATTGCTGTTTCGGGAGTTACTGCTTCTAATCAAATTTTTGTTATTATTTATGCCGTTATGGGAGGTTTTATCAACGGTGTTAGTATTTTTGGTGCTCAATTTTATGGAGCTGGAAGATATGGTTCTTTAAGACAAACAGTAAGAATGAGAATTATTTTTGGATTTTTAATTGGAGTAATAGTTATTATTTTATCTTATACAGTAGGTGAATATTTAATTTCTTATACTACTAGTCCTAGTAGTGCATTGGATAAATTTAATCAATTATGTGCTGCTAAAGGATTAAATCTTAATGATATTAATGAGTTAAAGGACATTTTAAATTATAATCATCCTTTTAGTGAAAATTCACTTATTGATTTTATGAATGTTCATAATATTGATAAAAATGATCCCCAATTTGTACAAATTATTTTACGTTATTATGAATTTCATTCAGCATCTTTAGCAACAGCACAAGGTATTGATTATAATCAATGAATTGTTTTTTCTTATCCATTGTTAGGAATAAACTTTGCTTTTGTTTCAGTATTTCGTGAAACAAAACGTGGTTATATTCCATTAATATTAACTTTTGTTTCAGTATTTATTAACTTTTTATTAAATTTATTATTAATTAATGGTATTGGTGCAGTTGCAGGAATTGGAGCACGAGGTTCAGCAGTTGCTACTTTAACAGCGAGAATTGCTCAGTTGGCATTAATTAGTGGTTTTATTATATGAAAGAAATATGAATTTCAACCAAAAGTTTTGAAAATGTTTAAGATTAGGGGTGATTTATTTAAAAAAATTATAATTAAAACATGGCCATTAATGTTAAATGATTTATTATTTGCAGTTGCTACGACAATGATTATTAGATTAATTTCGCAATGAAGCTTTGAAGCATTAAGTGGTTCGGCAATTGCTTCCACGATTAATACCATGTTCTATACTTTATATATTGGATTTGGTATTGCTTCTTCGGTGTTAATTGCCAATCGTTTAGGTGCCGATGATTTGATTGGTGCTAAATATAATGCTAAACATTTAATTAGGTTAGGTTTTTTTGTATCATTATTTTTTGCTGGCTTATTAGTTTTATCTTCATTTTTTTTATCACAATTATTATTTAATGCAACAACAGAAGCCTTACGAATTTCTAGTTGAATGATGCGTGTTGATGCTATAGTTTTTAGTGCTTATACTATTTTGTATACTTGTATTTATGCATTTCGTGCTGGTGGCTTAGCAATTACTGTTTTACTTGTTGATAGTTGTTTTACTTGATGTTTTTCAATATTAATTTTATTTATTGAGGTACATTATAGTCCTTTAGATATTGTTTATATTTATGCTATTATGCGTTCTTGTGATGTTCTTAAGATGGTTATTGCTTTATTTATTTATCATCGTGGTAAATGAGTAAGAAATTTAGCAAGTAGTATGAATAAAGTATATCCAGAATCTCCACCAGTAATTGATATACCAAAAGCAAAAGATAAAGTTGATATTGCTAATTTCTAA